AGTGTAAAATGGTTCGTTCATCTTATATGGTTAATACCCGGGGCGGGAGATAAATCGGAAACGCCGCCGATGAAAAAGTGTATCGGCAATTTCGACAAATTGATTATCAAAACGGGTGATGAGTCCAATCTCAATATGGGTGTCGCGGTCGTATACCTGTACAGGTACGTGATATTCGAGATGATAGATAAAATCGCTATGTTGAGTCAGTTGTCCGTTGTCTTCGCGCAAAACCCGCTCACCTTCCTGGGTTGATAAAATATTAACTGTGAATACTACAGTAAATCGGAACTTTACTTTCCTGATATTATATGAAATATAACATTCGAAGTCTATGCCTCACCTCAGGCTAATCCGAAGGAGGGAACAAGATGAAGTGGATTGTCGGACTTGGAAATCCAGGCTCGAACTATGCCAAAACTCGTCATAATATCGGTTTTATGGCACTCGATCGGTTGGCTGATCGTCATAGTATCTCCATTACACAGAGTAAATGTAAGGCGCTGATTGGAGAAGGTCATATTGGCGGTGTGAAAACAGTGCTGATTAAACCTATGACTTATATGAACTTATCTGGCGAATCAGTTCGAGCGTATATGGATTTTTATAAAGTTAGTCTTGAAGATCTGATTGTTGTGTACGACGACATGGATACTGAGATTGGCAAAGTCAGATTGCGTTACCAAGGCAGTGCAGGCGGGCATAATGGGATCAAGTCCATCATTCAGCACACCGGTACACAGCAGTTTAACCGGGTACGCATGGGAATATCCCGTCCTGAGCCAGGACATGCCATTGTCGATTATGTACTGTCGACATTCATGAAGAAAGAAAAGGAAGCCCTTGATCAGACCATTGAGCAAACATGTGATGCCCTGGAGCATAGCTTGACTCATACGTTTGAACAAACAATGGCGAAGTTTAACGGATAATGTTGTAAAACAACTTGGTAAAATGATCAAAAAGACGGGTTCGATTCAGCCATACTGGACATACTGGACGTATAAACCATGTTCAGGAGGCATAAACATGTCAGTGAATTACGTATGTAGGCATTGCCGTACCTTTATCGGACGAATCGATTCTGCCCGGATAACGGAAGCAGAGCTCGGCTTTCATTTCTTGACCCCCGACGAGCGGAGGGATATAATAGCGTATAATTCCGGTGGTGACATTACCGTTCGGATTACATGTGATTATTGTAAGGAAGCCCTGGAGCACAATCCGGAGCTCAGCCTGCTCGCGAGTCCGCTTCAATAGACATCGCTGTAGCAGGATCGAATGACAGTTGAGGGCGGTTGCGTAATAACGCTCCACCTTTTATAGCCTTGGCAGCCTGCTGAGGCTTCTTTTCAGTTGGCATGAAAGCCACTGCTATATCCAAATCAGGTCCCGCCACATCAACAGATGTGGCAATGTTGCGAGTAATCCTTTATGATGAAACAGGAGAAAAAGGAATTTGTATCCATTTTAATAGTGATGCTACGCGTATGCGTGAGATAATCAAGTAAGTTATAAGAGAGGTGCCCCTTTTG
The window above is part of the Paenibacillus sp. 1781tsa1 genome. Proteins encoded here:
- the pth gene encoding aminoacyl-tRNA hydrolase, whose protein sequence is MKWIVGLGNPGSNYAKTRHNIGFMALDRLADRHSISITQSKCKALIGEGHIGGVKTVLIKPMTYMNLSGESVRAYMDFYKVSLEDLIVVYDDMDTEIGKVRLRYQGSAGGHNGIKSIIQHTGTQQFNRVRMGISRPEPGHAIVDYVLSTFMKKEKEALDQTIEQTCDALEHSLTHTFEQTMAKFNG
- a CDS encoding anti-sigma-F factor Fin family protein, whose protein sequence is MSVNYVCRHCRTFIGRIDSARITEAELGFHFLTPDERRDIIAYNSGGDITVRITCDYCKEALEHNPELSLLASPLQ